A section of the Alligator mississippiensis isolate rAllMis1 chromosome 8, rAllMis1, whole genome shotgun sequence genome encodes:
- the MYCBPAP gene encoding MYCBP-associated protein isoform X2, whose product MQPSLQALKKEARLARKVPSIISVSDTISKGSKKDPRTKTPPDKKKARTFDQPSPPIQEEPEPVISVLQGDEIQALAIKVEDLEKLHTPQHPQAEEKTPITKTFLIRRHRPEEVGKKTHLLVAYPADAEESKKPLTYSGPGGQFAGSCEQILPHSILGSLQEFKKEALARGDVQVAELIDDSHLDVTMAALEKYREKQGGGKRKKFDWTPPSQHKALQNWHRNMALRKKQQKSLCMLLQKPADELLMNLSDDFRRVQEERSLIDRCLPALHPGKGYRVGSEFWNQSTYIGDELTGLTLTLTQKERGYPEPVTHIGKPRTIWMETGSQPPKEPPFRLTWDKSLFLKHRRQELKSLLEELDFNQPDLDGLEVIGKGEPFTSVSAQPFPPSEKDKEVASEKPESPDPLEDYPDVVPEPVFGPSLNFCGQPARWISGSTSHKDEVGIAARLTFEVLAGEKVESYLTMSNDGTAAIWYDWRRLPQKVIFEETKMKGIPRFYFNTRPGVILPGETRHFSFFFKSEKAGVFSESWEFGTCPELLGGALLKVSLWGIAVYQDKLAGLREEVKADLAKREMALIVEENLKELLDRIRTPEQIPSPVNTYLTEEDLFHRKNPGLHYQHQVVKDLQALWSQSTSVPPPSEEDEISQQKSAMQELSSQKEISGCQSTLKVTRRKSVIEELTHQPAPVADEEPTQSNWNFSFKDFKQAIQSIPTEDQREAALAQLNKAALELCMEQKPAQSDLLYQMCLQLWREAIDGLVSHSLMLRSLLGMPEKDPYVEIVPEETVDSKQIVKGGKEERKIYLKDEKKTAGGKEKEEKKGTAKLTGKDKEERPNSRKLKGDKRLKTSSFVREVKELILPVDTVDSEHALPRQEQVDPTVLEKYHEKLYVGVYSLLGSMVSTMASLMEELPKKGCLEAGD is encoded by the exons ATGCAACCGTCGCTGCAGGCCCTGAAGAAGGAGGCTCGACTTGCCCGCAAGGTCCCGTCCATCATCTCTGTGTCTGACACCATCAGCAAGGGGAGCAAGAAGGACCCGCGCACCAAAACCCCTCCGG ATAAGAAGAAGGCCAGAACATTTGATCAGCCTTCCCCACCGATCCAAGAGGAGCCTGAGCCTGTCATCTCTGTCCTGCAAGGAGATGAAATCCAGGCTCTGGCAATTAAGGTGGAAGACCTGGAGAAG CTCCACACTCCCCAGCATCCCCAAGCAGAGGAGAAGACTCCTATTACTAAAACATTCCTCATTCGAAGACATCGGCCTGAAGAAGTTGGGAAGAAAACCCATCTCCTTGTAGCTTATCCTGCTGATGCTGAAGAGTCCAAGAAACCACTGACTTATTCTG ggccaggaggacaGTTTGCTGGTAGCTGTGAACAGATTCTTCCGCACAGCATCTTAGGAAGTCTTCAGGAGTTCAAGAAAGAAGCCTTGGCTAGGGGAGATGTTCAG GTAGCTGAACTGATTGATGATTCCCACCTAGATGTTACAATGGCAGCTTTAGAGAAGTACAGAGAGAaacaagggggagggaagaggaaaaagTTTGACTGGACTCCACCGTCACAGCATAAGGCTCTCCAGAACTGGCATCGCAATATGGCCctcaggaagaagcagcagaaatCTCTGTGTA TGCTGCTTCAGAAACCAGCGGATGAGCTGCTGATGAATCTCTCAGACGATTTCAGAAGAGTCCAGGAAGAGCGTTCCCTCATTGAccgctgcctccctgctctccaTCCTGGGAAG GGCTACCGCGTAGGAAGTGAGTTCTGGAACCAGTCCACGTATATCGGAGATGAGCTCACTGGCCTGACCCTGACGTTGACCCAGAAGGAACGTGGCTACCCAGAGCCAGTTACTCACATCGGGAAACCTCGGACTATCTGGATGGAGACAG GTTCCCAGCCACCAAAGGAGCCCCCGTTCCGTCTCACCTGGGACAAAAGTCTTTTCCTGAAGCATCGAAGACAGGAGCTCAAATCTCTCCTGGAAGAGCTGGATTTTAATCAGCCG GACCTAGATGGACTGGAAGTGATTGGTAAAGGGGAGCCTTTCACTTCTGTCTCAGCACAGCCTTTCCCACCCAGTGAGAAAGATAAAGAGGTTGCCTCTGAAAAGCCGGAGAGTCC AGACCCCTTAGAAGATTATCCAGATGTGGTTCCAGAACCCGTGTTCGGTCCGTCTTTGAATTTCTGTGGACAGCCCGCTCGCTGGATCAGCGGCAGCACCTCTCACAAA GATGAAGTTGGCATTGCTGCCCGGCTCACCTTTGAAGTTCTGGCAGGAGAGAAGGTTGAATCCTACCTGACCATGAGCAATGATGGCACAGCTGCCATCTGGTATGATTGGCGGAGACTGCCCCAGAAGGTCATCTTCGAAGAAACCAAGATGAAAGGGATACCACGTTTCTACTTCAACACCAGACCGG GTGTGATTCTGCCTGGGGAAACTAGACACTTTTCCTTCTTCTTCAAGTCAGAGAAAGCAGGGGTCTTCAGTGAGTCTTGGGAGTTTGGCACGTGCCCTGAATTATTAGGAGGGGCTCTGCTGAAGGTATCCCTGTGGGGTATTGCTGTGTACCAGGACAAACTGGCTGGCCTAAGGGAGGAAGTGAAG GCTGATCTGGCCAAGCGAGAAATGGCCCTTATCGTGGAGGAGAACCTGAAAGAGCTGCTTGATCGAATTCGGACGCCAGAGCAAATCCCATCTCCAGTGAACACTTACCTCACCGAAGAAGATTTGTTCCACAGGAAGAATCCAGGG CTGCACTATCAACACCAAGTGGTGAAGGACCTCCAAGCGCTGTGGAGTCAATCCACAAGTGTTCCCCCACCGTCGGAGGAGGACGAAATCTCTCAGCAGAAGAGCGCCATGCAGGagctgtccagccagaaggaaaTCTCGGGTTGTCAGAGCACCCTGAAGGTTACTCGCCGGAAGAGTGTTATTGAGGAGCTCACCCATCAGCCAGCTCCCGTGGCAGATGAGGAACCGACCCAGTCCAACTGGAACTTTTCCTTCAAGGATTTTAAGCAG GCTATCCAGTCAATCCCTACAGAGGACCAGCGAGAAGCGGCCCTGGCACAACTCAATAAGGCAGCATTGGAGCTTTGTATGGAACAGAAGCCAGCTCAGTCAGATCTCCTCTACCAAATGTG TCTTCAGCTGTGGCGCGAAGCAATTGATGGTCTGGTGAGCCACTCTCTGATGCTGAGATCGCTGCTGGGCATGCCCGAGAAGGACCCTTATGTAGAAATCGTTCCAGAGGAAACAG TGGACTCAAAGCAAATTGTaaaaggaggaaaggaggagCGGAAAATCTATTTGAAAGACGAGAAGAAGACAGCTGGTGGGaaggaaaaagaggagaaaaaaggaacagCCAAGTTAACAGGAAAAGATAAAGAG GAGAGGCCAAACAGCAGGAAATTAAAAGGGGATAAAAGATTAAAAACTTCCAGTTTTGTACGGGAGGTGAAAGAACTGATCTTACCAGTGGACACTGTTGATTCAGAGCACGCACTACCTCGCCAGGAACAAGTGGACCCCACCGTACTTGAGAAATACCATGAAAAGCTTTATGTTGGA gtGTACAGCCTACTAGGTTCAATGGTGAGCACCATGGCTTCTCTAATGGAGGAGCTACCAAAAAAAGGATGCCTGGAAGCAGGAGATTGA
- the MYCBPAP gene encoding MYCBP-associated protein isoform X1, which translates to MQPSLQALKKEARLARKVPSIISVSDTISKGSKKDPRTKTPPDKKKARTFDQPSPPIQEEPEPVISVLQGDEIQALAIKVEDLEKLHTPQHPQAEEKTPITKTFLIRRHRPEEVGKKTHLLVAYPADAEESKKPLTYSGPGGQFAGSCEQILPHSILGSLQEFKKEALARGDVQVAELIDDSHLDVTMAALEKYREKQGGGKRKKFDWTPPSQHKALQNWHRNMALRKKQQKSLCMLLQKPADELLMNLSDDFRRVQEERSLIDRCLPALHPGKGYRVGSEFWNQSTYIGDELTGLTLTLTQKERGYPEPVTHIGKPRTIWMETGSQPPKEPPFRLTWDKSLFLKHRRQELKSLLEELDFNQPDLDGLEVIGKGEPFTSVSAQPFPPSEKDKEVASEKPESPRDPLEDYPDVVPEPVFGPSLNFCGQPARWISGSTSHKDEVGIAARLTFEVLAGEKVESYLTMSNDGTAAIWYDWRRLPQKVIFEETKMKGIPRFYFNTRPGVILPGETRHFSFFFKSEKAGVFSESWEFGTCPELLGGALLKVSLWGIAVYQDKLAGLREEVKADLAKREMALIVEENLKELLDRIRTPEQIPSPVNTYLTEEDLFHRKNPGLHYQHQVVKDLQALWSQSTSVPPPSEEDEISQQKSAMQELSSQKEISGCQSTLKVTRRKSVIEELTHQPAPVADEEPTQSNWNFSFKDFKQAIQSIPTEDQREAALAQLNKAALELCMEQKPAQSDLLYQMCLQLWREAIDGLVSHSLMLRSLLGMPEKDPYVEIVPEETVDSKQIVKGGKEERKIYLKDEKKTAGGKEKEEKKGTAKLTGKDKEERPNSRKLKGDKRLKTSSFVREVKELILPVDTVDSEHALPRQEQVDPTVLEKYHEKLYVGVYSLLGSMVSTMASLMEELPKKGCLEAGD; encoded by the exons ATGCAACCGTCGCTGCAGGCCCTGAAGAAGGAGGCTCGACTTGCCCGCAAGGTCCCGTCCATCATCTCTGTGTCTGACACCATCAGCAAGGGGAGCAAGAAGGACCCGCGCACCAAAACCCCTCCGG ATAAGAAGAAGGCCAGAACATTTGATCAGCCTTCCCCACCGATCCAAGAGGAGCCTGAGCCTGTCATCTCTGTCCTGCAAGGAGATGAAATCCAGGCTCTGGCAATTAAGGTGGAAGACCTGGAGAAG CTCCACACTCCCCAGCATCCCCAAGCAGAGGAGAAGACTCCTATTACTAAAACATTCCTCATTCGAAGACATCGGCCTGAAGAAGTTGGGAAGAAAACCCATCTCCTTGTAGCTTATCCTGCTGATGCTGAAGAGTCCAAGAAACCACTGACTTATTCTG ggccaggaggacaGTTTGCTGGTAGCTGTGAACAGATTCTTCCGCACAGCATCTTAGGAAGTCTTCAGGAGTTCAAGAAAGAAGCCTTGGCTAGGGGAGATGTTCAG GTAGCTGAACTGATTGATGATTCCCACCTAGATGTTACAATGGCAGCTTTAGAGAAGTACAGAGAGAaacaagggggagggaagaggaaaaagTTTGACTGGACTCCACCGTCACAGCATAAGGCTCTCCAGAACTGGCATCGCAATATGGCCctcaggaagaagcagcagaaatCTCTGTGTA TGCTGCTTCAGAAACCAGCGGATGAGCTGCTGATGAATCTCTCAGACGATTTCAGAAGAGTCCAGGAAGAGCGTTCCCTCATTGAccgctgcctccctgctctccaTCCTGGGAAG GGCTACCGCGTAGGAAGTGAGTTCTGGAACCAGTCCACGTATATCGGAGATGAGCTCACTGGCCTGACCCTGACGTTGACCCAGAAGGAACGTGGCTACCCAGAGCCAGTTACTCACATCGGGAAACCTCGGACTATCTGGATGGAGACAG GTTCCCAGCCACCAAAGGAGCCCCCGTTCCGTCTCACCTGGGACAAAAGTCTTTTCCTGAAGCATCGAAGACAGGAGCTCAAATCTCTCCTGGAAGAGCTGGATTTTAATCAGCCG GACCTAGATGGACTGGAAGTGATTGGTAAAGGGGAGCCTTTCACTTCTGTCTCAGCACAGCCTTTCCCACCCAGTGAGAAAGATAAAGAGGTTGCCTCTGAAAAGCCGGAGAGTCC CAGAGACCCCTTAGAAGATTATCCAGATGTGGTTCCAGAACCCGTGTTCGGTCCGTCTTTGAATTTCTGTGGACAGCCCGCTCGCTGGATCAGCGGCAGCACCTCTCACAAA GATGAAGTTGGCATTGCTGCCCGGCTCACCTTTGAAGTTCTGGCAGGAGAGAAGGTTGAATCCTACCTGACCATGAGCAATGATGGCACAGCTGCCATCTGGTATGATTGGCGGAGACTGCCCCAGAAGGTCATCTTCGAAGAAACCAAGATGAAAGGGATACCACGTTTCTACTTCAACACCAGACCGG GTGTGATTCTGCCTGGGGAAACTAGACACTTTTCCTTCTTCTTCAAGTCAGAGAAAGCAGGGGTCTTCAGTGAGTCTTGGGAGTTTGGCACGTGCCCTGAATTATTAGGAGGGGCTCTGCTGAAGGTATCCCTGTGGGGTATTGCTGTGTACCAGGACAAACTGGCTGGCCTAAGGGAGGAAGTGAAG GCTGATCTGGCCAAGCGAGAAATGGCCCTTATCGTGGAGGAGAACCTGAAAGAGCTGCTTGATCGAATTCGGACGCCAGAGCAAATCCCATCTCCAGTGAACACTTACCTCACCGAAGAAGATTTGTTCCACAGGAAGAATCCAGGG CTGCACTATCAACACCAAGTGGTGAAGGACCTCCAAGCGCTGTGGAGTCAATCCACAAGTGTTCCCCCACCGTCGGAGGAGGACGAAATCTCTCAGCAGAAGAGCGCCATGCAGGagctgtccagccagaaggaaaTCTCGGGTTGTCAGAGCACCCTGAAGGTTACTCGCCGGAAGAGTGTTATTGAGGAGCTCACCCATCAGCCAGCTCCCGTGGCAGATGAGGAACCGACCCAGTCCAACTGGAACTTTTCCTTCAAGGATTTTAAGCAG GCTATCCAGTCAATCCCTACAGAGGACCAGCGAGAAGCGGCCCTGGCACAACTCAATAAGGCAGCATTGGAGCTTTGTATGGAACAGAAGCCAGCTCAGTCAGATCTCCTCTACCAAATGTG TCTTCAGCTGTGGCGCGAAGCAATTGATGGTCTGGTGAGCCACTCTCTGATGCTGAGATCGCTGCTGGGCATGCCCGAGAAGGACCCTTATGTAGAAATCGTTCCAGAGGAAACAG TGGACTCAAAGCAAATTGTaaaaggaggaaaggaggagCGGAAAATCTATTTGAAAGACGAGAAGAAGACAGCTGGTGGGaaggaaaaagaggagaaaaaaggaacagCCAAGTTAACAGGAAAAGATAAAGAG GAGAGGCCAAACAGCAGGAAATTAAAAGGGGATAAAAGATTAAAAACTTCCAGTTTTGTACGGGAGGTGAAAGAACTGATCTTACCAGTGGACACTGTTGATTCAGAGCACGCACTACCTCGCCAGGAACAAGTGGACCCCACCGTACTTGAGAAATACCATGAAAAGCTTTATGTTGGA gtGTACAGCCTACTAGGTTCAATGGTGAGCACCATGGCTTCTCTAATGGAGGAGCTACCAAAAAAAGGATGCCTGGAAGCAGGAGATTGA